In Bombus huntii isolate Logan2020A chromosome 9, iyBomHunt1.1, whole genome shotgun sequence, a single window of DNA contains:
- the LOC126869567 gene encoding integrin alpha-8-like isoform X1: protein MVYRIFVIEIFLLFVGTVYGYNIDIDFPIIYSYNVNNYFGYTVRLYYEPDTDTPWLIVGAPKGNYSSPSIQRFPYLIEPGVVFRCAIKNSKCQIIKPEKIENEKGYETRFAMNILIRKQFGWFGSAISVDEINGILTVCAPRTIVVISKPFTNINFETLQGMCYSGKVSSDVLSIEDKNLMSYSFDSKFWYNPLHGFSVHYASMKQTKGNEGKKERKINRIVGKPKHEDYGTVDVVYLNETMSIELSFLDNLSQFGYSVESGYFFKKDQLLFASGAPGWHYVGTVIIVNPESREFVTKLDGTHIGEFFGASLAVGDLNNDGLDDLLIGAPLWGEDNGRVYVFVGTSKGQFEMTQILYGTAEGGHFGYAIASGDLDADGFDDIIVGSPWENDGVIYVFNGGSDYLEVSERIEAAKFLRRPSQKIQRFGFSISKPVDIDANGYLDIAVGAYKSGHAIILRSKPVTKTQLLIETVPNTLQRDARQFLVKICPLYFVRNVRYNSEQGTSIKSKVTVTIDERYQRTQQTILELKSSNLTSNVCLSAQVNISRNIRDFIEPISIFAKHDFLYDNTSSNFCKYCLVEKRNNKLQTAQAFLPFNIGCGEDKVCNSNISATAKFYNIQYNDTWVIGSSDISLEISLKNYGEPAYLTILEFTLPERIMLRSILPFCQEDNSKENLIVICDTGNPIWNGEERSVKLNLDMRHLINGSLYDHNKLYFYAIIKTRSINHGTTNISKTLNLVNEVSLSLHGKANEEAYYLTTLNESSSNITFQHTYQVYKLGASPIEDAQLAIKVPLATEDSTTLIYMYKPQLYISGELFECSSESILVDSQLGEVQEESFLDKFDIHKRNVEASAVYLSDAKNVQTSETLNKNLTDNIIYINCSTPDIVCTTIVCSLNTLKTLQDVGKLVIKFLLNVDKFKANFRNKRAVVKFTTEVNVEIIKPDERLDINGTRSTIEVMTMFYYTPKMEKLQLWIIIVSVLLGLLLLCICVAILNMLGFFKRKGKQDLTKQEIDEVSILWHPMILEVKIN, encoded by the exons TCGCCTTCTATACAGAGATTTCCGTACCTGATCGAACCTGGTGTCGTGTTCCGGTGTGCGATTAAAAATAGCAAATGTCAAATAATCAAGCCAGAAAAGATTGAGAACGAAAAAGGATACGAAACGCGGTTCGCAATGAACATACTTATACGGAAACAATTTGGTTGGTTTGGGAGTGCCATTTCTGTAGACGAAATAAATGGGATTCTGACA GTGTGCGCACCGCGGACAATTGTAGTGATTTCAAAACCAttcacaaatattaatttcgaaaCTTTGCAAGGCATGTGTTACAGTGGGAAAGTTTCTTCGGACGTGTTGTCAATCGAAGACAAGAATCTTATGTCCTATA GTTTCGATTCGAAATTTTGGTACAATCCGCTTCATGGCTTTTCTGTCCATTATGCTTCAATGAag caAACCAAAGGCAACGAAGgcaaaaaagagagaaaaataaatcgcATCGTAGGGAAGCCAAAACACGAAGATTATGGCACCGTGGATGtagtatatttaaatgaaacgaTGTCCATAGAGTTGTCGTTTCTTGACAATTTATCTCAGTTTG GATACAGCGTTGAATCTGGTTACTTCTTCAAAAAAGATCAATTACTCTTCGCCAGTGGAGCTCCCGGGTGGCACTATGTTGGCACG GTAATAATAGTCAACCCGGAGTCGCGTGAGTTCGTTACAAAGCTAGATGGAACTCATATTGGCGAATTTTTTGGAGCCAGTTTGGCCGTAGGGGATTTAAACAATGACGGTTTAGATGATCTTCTAATTGGAGCACCTCTTTGGGGAGAAGATAACGGCAGAGTCTATGTATTTGTCGGTACATCCAAA GGACAATTTGAAATGACTCAAATATTATACGGGACCGCAGAAGGAGGTCATTTTGGATATGCCATAGCTAGCGGTGATTTGGATGCCGATGGATTCGATG ATATTATTGTGGGATCACCTTGGGAGAATGACGGCGTGATCTATGTATTTAACGGCGGTTCAGATTATCTGGAAGTGTCGGAGCGAATCGAAGCTGCAAAATTTTTACGGCGTCCTTCGCAGAAAATACAGAGATTTGGATTTTCAATATCGAAACCGGTTGATATCGATGCAAATGG ATATTTGGATATCGCAGTTGGAGCATACAAATCAGGACACGCTATAATACTACGTAGTAAACCAGTAACAAAAACACAACTTTTAATTGAGACTGTACCTAATACTTTACAAAGAGACGCTAGGCAATTCTTAGTTAAAATATGCCCGCTATACTTTGTACGTAATGTACGTTATAATAGTGAGCAAGGTACAT CTATAAAATCTAAGGTTACAGTTACTATAGACGAACGTTACCAGCGAACTCAACAAACAATTTTGGAGTTGAAATCTTCTAACTTGACGTCAAATGTTTGCCTATCTGCTCAAGTTAATATTTCG AGAAACATACGAGATTTTATCGAGCCGATTAGTATTTTTGCGAAACATGATTTTTTATATGATAATACGTCGAGTAATTTTTGCAAATACTGTCTTGTTGAAAAGCGaaacaataaattacaaactgCTCAAGCTTTCCTTCCTTTCAACATCGGTTGTGGAGAAGATAAAGTTTGTAATTCTAATATATCCGCTACtgcaaaattttataatatacaatacaacgaTACGTGGGTTATTGGTTCGAGCGATATAAGTTTAGAAATCAGTTTGAAAAACTATGGAGAACCTGCGTACCTTACCATACTTGAGTTCACATTACCTGAGAGAATAATGTTACGTAGCATTTTACCCTTTTGTCAAGAAGATAACtcgaaagaaaatttgataGTAATCTGTGATACGGGAAACCCCATTTGGAACGGAGAAGAG agaagTGTTAAATTAAACTTGGATATGAGACACTTAATTAATGGATCGCTGTATGaccataataaattatatttttacgcAATCATAAAAACTCGTAGTATAAATCATGGAACGACGAATATAAGCAAAACTCTTAATTTAGTAAACGAGGTTTCTCTATCTCTGCATGG gAAAGCAAATGAAGAAGCCTACTATTTAACTACTTTAAACGAAAGTTCTTCAAATATTACTTTTCAACATACTTATCAAGTGTATAAACTTGGAGCATCGCCTATAGAAGATGCACAACTTGCTATTAAAGTGCCATTAGCTACTGAAGACTCAACAACTTTgatatacatgtacaaaccTCAA CTATACATATCAGGGGAACTTTTTGAATGCTCTTCCGAGAGTATTTTAGTGGATAGTCAATTAGGTGAAGTTCAAGAGGAATCATTCTTAGATAAATTTGATATACACAAAAGAAACGTAGAGGCTTCAGCCGTATACCTAAGTGACGCGAAGAATGTTCAAACTTCAGAaacgttgaacaaaaatttgacagataatattatttatataaattgttcAACACCTGACATAGTTTGTACGACCATCGTATGCAGTTTAAATACGCTGAAAACGTTACAAGATGTTGGAAAGTTGgtgattaaatttttattaaatgtcGATAAATTTAAAG CCAACTTTAGGAATAAAAGAGCCGTTGTCAAATTTACCACCGAGGTGAACGTAGAAATCATAAAACCAGATGAAAGGCTAGATATCAATGGAACccg tTCCACAATAGAAGTTATGACAATGTTCTATTACACTCCAAAAATGGAAAAGCTACAGCTATGGATTATTATCGTTTCTGTTTTGCTGGGGCTGTTATTATTATGCATTTGTGTCGCAATTTTAAACATG TTAGGTTTCTTTAAACGGAAAGGAAAACAGGACTTAACGAAACAAGAAATTGATGAAGTAAGTATTCTATGGCATCCTATGATTTTAgaagtaaaaattaattaa
- the LOC126869567 gene encoding integrin alpha-8-like isoform X2, with protein sequence MVYRIFVIEIFLLFVGTVYGYNIDIDFPIIYSYNVNNYFGYTVRLYYEPDTDTPWLIVGAPKGNYSSPSIQRFPYLIEPGVVFRCAIKNSKCQIIKPEKIENEKGYETRFAMNILIRKQFGWFGSAISVDEINGILTVCAPRTIVVISKPFTNINFETLQGMCYSGKVSSDVLSIEDKNLMSYSFDSKFWYNPLHGFSVHYASMKQTKGNEGKKERKINRIVGKPKHEDYGTVDVVYLNETMSIELSFLDNLSQFGYSVESGYFFKKDQLLFASGAPGWHYVGTVIIVNPESREFVTKLDGTHIGEFFGASLAVGDLNNDGLDDLLIGAPLWGEDNGRVYVFVGTSKGQFEMTQILYGTAEGGHFGYAIASGDLDADGFDDIIVGSPWENDGVIYVFNGGSDYLEVSERIEAAKFLRRPSQKIQRFGFSISKPVDIDANGYLDIAVGAYKSGHAIILRSKPVTKTQLLIETVPNTLQRDARQFLVKICPLYFVRNVRYNSEQAIKSKVTVTIDERYQRTQQTILELKSSNLTSNVCLSAQVNISRNIRDFIEPISIFAKHDFLYDNTSSNFCKYCLVEKRNNKLQTAQAFLPFNIGCGEDKVCNSNISATAKFYNIQYNDTWVIGSSDISLEISLKNYGEPAYLTILEFTLPERIMLRSILPFCQEDNSKENLIVICDTGNPIWNGEERSVKLNLDMRHLINGSLYDHNKLYFYAIIKTRSINHGTTNISKTLNLVNEVSLSLHGKANEEAYYLTTLNESSSNITFQHTYQVYKLGASPIEDAQLAIKVPLATEDSTTLIYMYKPQLYISGELFECSSESILVDSQLGEVQEESFLDKFDIHKRNVEASAVYLSDAKNVQTSETLNKNLTDNIIYINCSTPDIVCTTIVCSLNTLKTLQDVGKLVIKFLLNVDKFKANFRNKRAVVKFTTEVNVEIIKPDERLDINGTRSTIEVMTMFYYTPKMEKLQLWIIIVSVLLGLLLLCICVAILNMLGFFKRKGKQDLTKQEIDEVSILWHPMILEVKIN encoded by the exons TCGCCTTCTATACAGAGATTTCCGTACCTGATCGAACCTGGTGTCGTGTTCCGGTGTGCGATTAAAAATAGCAAATGTCAAATAATCAAGCCAGAAAAGATTGAGAACGAAAAAGGATACGAAACGCGGTTCGCAATGAACATACTTATACGGAAACAATTTGGTTGGTTTGGGAGTGCCATTTCTGTAGACGAAATAAATGGGATTCTGACA GTGTGCGCACCGCGGACAATTGTAGTGATTTCAAAACCAttcacaaatattaatttcgaaaCTTTGCAAGGCATGTGTTACAGTGGGAAAGTTTCTTCGGACGTGTTGTCAATCGAAGACAAGAATCTTATGTCCTATA GTTTCGATTCGAAATTTTGGTACAATCCGCTTCATGGCTTTTCTGTCCATTATGCTTCAATGAag caAACCAAAGGCAACGAAGgcaaaaaagagagaaaaataaatcgcATCGTAGGGAAGCCAAAACACGAAGATTATGGCACCGTGGATGtagtatatttaaatgaaacgaTGTCCATAGAGTTGTCGTTTCTTGACAATTTATCTCAGTTTG GATACAGCGTTGAATCTGGTTACTTCTTCAAAAAAGATCAATTACTCTTCGCCAGTGGAGCTCCCGGGTGGCACTATGTTGGCACG GTAATAATAGTCAACCCGGAGTCGCGTGAGTTCGTTACAAAGCTAGATGGAACTCATATTGGCGAATTTTTTGGAGCCAGTTTGGCCGTAGGGGATTTAAACAATGACGGTTTAGATGATCTTCTAATTGGAGCACCTCTTTGGGGAGAAGATAACGGCAGAGTCTATGTATTTGTCGGTACATCCAAA GGACAATTTGAAATGACTCAAATATTATACGGGACCGCAGAAGGAGGTCATTTTGGATATGCCATAGCTAGCGGTGATTTGGATGCCGATGGATTCGATG ATATTATTGTGGGATCACCTTGGGAGAATGACGGCGTGATCTATGTATTTAACGGCGGTTCAGATTATCTGGAAGTGTCGGAGCGAATCGAAGCTGCAAAATTTTTACGGCGTCCTTCGCAGAAAATACAGAGATTTGGATTTTCAATATCGAAACCGGTTGATATCGATGCAAATGG ATATTTGGATATCGCAGTTGGAGCATACAAATCAGGACACGCTATAATACTACGTAGTAAACCAGTAACAAAAACACAACTTTTAATTGAGACTGTACCTAATACTTTACAAAGAGACGCTAGGCAATTCTTAGTTAAAATATGCCCGCTATACTTTGTACGTAATGTACGTTATAATAGTGAGCAAG CTATAAAATCTAAGGTTACAGTTACTATAGACGAACGTTACCAGCGAACTCAACAAACAATTTTGGAGTTGAAATCTTCTAACTTGACGTCAAATGTTTGCCTATCTGCTCAAGTTAATATTTCG AGAAACATACGAGATTTTATCGAGCCGATTAGTATTTTTGCGAAACATGATTTTTTATATGATAATACGTCGAGTAATTTTTGCAAATACTGTCTTGTTGAAAAGCGaaacaataaattacaaactgCTCAAGCTTTCCTTCCTTTCAACATCGGTTGTGGAGAAGATAAAGTTTGTAATTCTAATATATCCGCTACtgcaaaattttataatatacaatacaacgaTACGTGGGTTATTGGTTCGAGCGATATAAGTTTAGAAATCAGTTTGAAAAACTATGGAGAACCTGCGTACCTTACCATACTTGAGTTCACATTACCTGAGAGAATAATGTTACGTAGCATTTTACCCTTTTGTCAAGAAGATAACtcgaaagaaaatttgataGTAATCTGTGATACGGGAAACCCCATTTGGAACGGAGAAGAG agaagTGTTAAATTAAACTTGGATATGAGACACTTAATTAATGGATCGCTGTATGaccataataaattatatttttacgcAATCATAAAAACTCGTAGTATAAATCATGGAACGACGAATATAAGCAAAACTCTTAATTTAGTAAACGAGGTTTCTCTATCTCTGCATGG gAAAGCAAATGAAGAAGCCTACTATTTAACTACTTTAAACGAAAGTTCTTCAAATATTACTTTTCAACATACTTATCAAGTGTATAAACTTGGAGCATCGCCTATAGAAGATGCACAACTTGCTATTAAAGTGCCATTAGCTACTGAAGACTCAACAACTTTgatatacatgtacaaaccTCAA CTATACATATCAGGGGAACTTTTTGAATGCTCTTCCGAGAGTATTTTAGTGGATAGTCAATTAGGTGAAGTTCAAGAGGAATCATTCTTAGATAAATTTGATATACACAAAAGAAACGTAGAGGCTTCAGCCGTATACCTAAGTGACGCGAAGAATGTTCAAACTTCAGAaacgttgaacaaaaatttgacagataatattatttatataaattgttcAACACCTGACATAGTTTGTACGACCATCGTATGCAGTTTAAATACGCTGAAAACGTTACAAGATGTTGGAAAGTTGgtgattaaatttttattaaatgtcGATAAATTTAAAG CCAACTTTAGGAATAAAAGAGCCGTTGTCAAATTTACCACCGAGGTGAACGTAGAAATCATAAAACCAGATGAAAGGCTAGATATCAATGGAACccg tTCCACAATAGAAGTTATGACAATGTTCTATTACACTCCAAAAATGGAAAAGCTACAGCTATGGATTATTATCGTTTCTGTTTTGCTGGGGCTGTTATTATTATGCATTTGTGTCGCAATTTTAAACATG TTAGGTTTCTTTAAACGGAAAGGAAAACAGGACTTAACGAAACAAGAAATTGATGAAGTAAGTATTCTATGGCATCCTATGATTTTAgaagtaaaaattaattaa
- the LOC126869567 gene encoding integrin alpha-8-like isoform X3, with product MVYRIFVIEIFLLFVGTVYGYNIDIDFPIIYSYNVNNYFGYTVRLYYEPDTDTPWLIVGAPKGNYSSPSIQRFPYLIEPGVVFRCAIKNSKCQIIKPEKIENEKGYETRFAMNILIRKQFGWFGSAISVDEINGILTVCAPRTIVVISKPFTNINFETLQGMCYSGKVSSDVLSIEDKNLMSYSFDSKFWYNPLHGFSVHYASMKQTKGNEGKKERKINRIVGKPKHEDYGTVDVVYLNETMSIELSFLDNLSQFGYSVESGYFFKKDQLLFASGAPGWHYVGTVIIVNPESREFVTKLDGTHIGEFFGASLAVGDLNNDGLDDLLIGAPLWGEDNGRVYVFVGTSKGQFEMTQILYGTAEGGHFGYAIASGDLDADGFDDIIVGSPWENDGVIYVFNGGSDYLEVSERIEAAKFLRRPSQKIQRFGFSISKPVDIDANGYLDIAVGAYKSGHAIILRSKPVTKTQLLIETVPNTLQRDARQFLVKICPLYFVRNVRYNSEQGTSIKSKVTVTIDERYQRTQQTILELKSSNLTSNVCLSAQVNISRNIRDFIEPISIFAKHDFLYDNTSSNFCKYCLVEKRNNKLQTAQAFLPFNIGCGEDKVCNSNISATAKFYNIQYNDTWVIGSSDISLEISLKNYGEPAYLTILEFTLPERIMLRSILPFCQEDNSKENLIVICDTGNPIWNGEERSVKLNLDMRHLINGSLYDHNKLYFYAIIKTRSINHGTTNISKTLNLVNEVSLSLHGKANEEAYYLTTLNESSSNITFQHTYQVYKLGASPIEDAQLAIKVPLATEDSTTLIYMYKPQLYISGELFECSSESILVDSQLGEVQEESFLDKFDIHKRNVEASAVYLSDAKNVQTSETLNKNLTDNIIYINCSTPDIVCTTIVCSLNTLKTLQDVGKLVIKFLLNVDKFKANFRNKRAVVKFTTEVNVEIIKPDERLDINGTRSTIEVMTMFYYTPKMEKLQLWIIIVSVLLGLLLLCICVAILNMLGFFKRKGKQDLTKQEIDE from the exons TCGCCTTCTATACAGAGATTTCCGTACCTGATCGAACCTGGTGTCGTGTTCCGGTGTGCGATTAAAAATAGCAAATGTCAAATAATCAAGCCAGAAAAGATTGAGAACGAAAAAGGATACGAAACGCGGTTCGCAATGAACATACTTATACGGAAACAATTTGGTTGGTTTGGGAGTGCCATTTCTGTAGACGAAATAAATGGGATTCTGACA GTGTGCGCACCGCGGACAATTGTAGTGATTTCAAAACCAttcacaaatattaatttcgaaaCTTTGCAAGGCATGTGTTACAGTGGGAAAGTTTCTTCGGACGTGTTGTCAATCGAAGACAAGAATCTTATGTCCTATA GTTTCGATTCGAAATTTTGGTACAATCCGCTTCATGGCTTTTCTGTCCATTATGCTTCAATGAag caAACCAAAGGCAACGAAGgcaaaaaagagagaaaaataaatcgcATCGTAGGGAAGCCAAAACACGAAGATTATGGCACCGTGGATGtagtatatttaaatgaaacgaTGTCCATAGAGTTGTCGTTTCTTGACAATTTATCTCAGTTTG GATACAGCGTTGAATCTGGTTACTTCTTCAAAAAAGATCAATTACTCTTCGCCAGTGGAGCTCCCGGGTGGCACTATGTTGGCACG GTAATAATAGTCAACCCGGAGTCGCGTGAGTTCGTTACAAAGCTAGATGGAACTCATATTGGCGAATTTTTTGGAGCCAGTTTGGCCGTAGGGGATTTAAACAATGACGGTTTAGATGATCTTCTAATTGGAGCACCTCTTTGGGGAGAAGATAACGGCAGAGTCTATGTATTTGTCGGTACATCCAAA GGACAATTTGAAATGACTCAAATATTATACGGGACCGCAGAAGGAGGTCATTTTGGATATGCCATAGCTAGCGGTGATTTGGATGCCGATGGATTCGATG ATATTATTGTGGGATCACCTTGGGAGAATGACGGCGTGATCTATGTATTTAACGGCGGTTCAGATTATCTGGAAGTGTCGGAGCGAATCGAAGCTGCAAAATTTTTACGGCGTCCTTCGCAGAAAATACAGAGATTTGGATTTTCAATATCGAAACCGGTTGATATCGATGCAAATGG ATATTTGGATATCGCAGTTGGAGCATACAAATCAGGACACGCTATAATACTACGTAGTAAACCAGTAACAAAAACACAACTTTTAATTGAGACTGTACCTAATACTTTACAAAGAGACGCTAGGCAATTCTTAGTTAAAATATGCCCGCTATACTTTGTACGTAATGTACGTTATAATAGTGAGCAAGGTACAT CTATAAAATCTAAGGTTACAGTTACTATAGACGAACGTTACCAGCGAACTCAACAAACAATTTTGGAGTTGAAATCTTCTAACTTGACGTCAAATGTTTGCCTATCTGCTCAAGTTAATATTTCG AGAAACATACGAGATTTTATCGAGCCGATTAGTATTTTTGCGAAACATGATTTTTTATATGATAATACGTCGAGTAATTTTTGCAAATACTGTCTTGTTGAAAAGCGaaacaataaattacaaactgCTCAAGCTTTCCTTCCTTTCAACATCGGTTGTGGAGAAGATAAAGTTTGTAATTCTAATATATCCGCTACtgcaaaattttataatatacaatacaacgaTACGTGGGTTATTGGTTCGAGCGATATAAGTTTAGAAATCAGTTTGAAAAACTATGGAGAACCTGCGTACCTTACCATACTTGAGTTCACATTACCTGAGAGAATAATGTTACGTAGCATTTTACCCTTTTGTCAAGAAGATAACtcgaaagaaaatttgataGTAATCTGTGATACGGGAAACCCCATTTGGAACGGAGAAGAG agaagTGTTAAATTAAACTTGGATATGAGACACTTAATTAATGGATCGCTGTATGaccataataaattatatttttacgcAATCATAAAAACTCGTAGTATAAATCATGGAACGACGAATATAAGCAAAACTCTTAATTTAGTAAACGAGGTTTCTCTATCTCTGCATGG gAAAGCAAATGAAGAAGCCTACTATTTAACTACTTTAAACGAAAGTTCTTCAAATATTACTTTTCAACATACTTATCAAGTGTATAAACTTGGAGCATCGCCTATAGAAGATGCACAACTTGCTATTAAAGTGCCATTAGCTACTGAAGACTCAACAACTTTgatatacatgtacaaaccTCAA CTATACATATCAGGGGAACTTTTTGAATGCTCTTCCGAGAGTATTTTAGTGGATAGTCAATTAGGTGAAGTTCAAGAGGAATCATTCTTAGATAAATTTGATATACACAAAAGAAACGTAGAGGCTTCAGCCGTATACCTAAGTGACGCGAAGAATGTTCAAACTTCAGAaacgttgaacaaaaatttgacagataatattatttatataaattgttcAACACCTGACATAGTTTGTACGACCATCGTATGCAGTTTAAATACGCTGAAAACGTTACAAGATGTTGGAAAGTTGgtgattaaatttttattaaatgtcGATAAATTTAAAG CCAACTTTAGGAATAAAAGAGCCGTTGTCAAATTTACCACCGAGGTGAACGTAGAAATCATAAAACCAGATGAAAGGCTAGATATCAATGGAACccg tTCCACAATAGAAGTTATGACAATGTTCTATTACACTCCAAAAATGGAAAAGCTACAGCTATGGATTATTATCGTTTCTGTTTTGCTGGGGCTGTTATTATTATGCATTTGTGTCGCAATTTTAAACATG TTAGGTTTCTTTAAACGGAAAGGAAAACAGGACTTAACGAAACAAGAAATTGATGAA TGA
- the LOC126869582 gene encoding nuclear RNA export factor 1-like — MPKKSNKSQWGGRGGRPGNFDDKHYFGHDDRVPRNDRGSYLGNRPRVSFKTQARPTRDVPRSLTLACLDEDVQMATSSNNNNNNRQVIITGRNRRTQRGRNSPVPHRRYRTSLVPRPKRFPMGETNWYKITIPYGQKYDKDYIINNLLSYIAPETFLPIMYRVFGNEANFYVDDEKIAVALLDCDRKITTTDGYKLLVRVSKSPFPQCEIDAKLKERLKQAMSKRYMHATNALDLSRFHRDPDLVSDYFCALFQPSILKTVLDIVSEYIPDLEALNLDGNKLQTIQYLNILNRKFLKLKILYIGDNRIKDINQLDIIKDLKLEELKLAGNPICNKYKSRQNDYISDVRRRFPKLLRLDGMDLPKPILFDVVDEGNKIPPSQRMFVANAKAQEIASQFLQQYFLIFDSENRQPLLDAYVEHACFSMTVSYPPHYTNKLNGYLMENRNLMENKNLMDNRNLYRTNDTNRRQKLLKHGRLPVVSFISQMPQTSHYLNTFTMDINLITDGIMLITVTGLFKELDKKEQHIRYFNRTFIIVPEGNGYCIRNEQLHISQPTDAQLKQLSSQPQAQIPNPGSQTPSISGNEESLTVQLPEDVKQQMTMTLSQQTNMNLEWSLKCLQEVSWNYDNALSAFQEFYKRGQVPAEAFNK; from the exons ATGCCAAAAAAATCCAATAAATCGCAGTGGGGTGGCCGAGGTGGAAGACCTGGAAATTTTGATGATAAACACTATTTCG GGCACGATGACCGTGTACCCAGAAATGATAGAGGTTCCTACCTTGGTAATAGGCCTAGAGTATCATTCAAAACACAAGCAAGACCAACAAGGGATGTGCCTAGAAGTCTAACATTAGCATGCTTAGACGAAGATGTACAAATGGCAACAAGttccaataataataataacaatcgGCAAGTTATTATAACAGGAAGAAATAGAAGGACGCAACGTGGAAGAAATAGCCCTGTGCCTCATAGAAGATATAGGACTAGTTTAGTTCCTAGACCTAAGCGATTTCCTATGGGAGAAACCAATTGGTATAAAATTACT ATACCATATGGGCAGAAATATGATAAagattatataataaataatcttcTTAGTTATATAGCACCAGAAACTTTTCTTCCAATAATG TACCGAGTTTTTGGAAATGAAGCCAATTTTTACGTAGATGATGAGAAAATAGCCGTTGCGTTACTTGATTGTGATCGTAAAATTACAACTACTGATGGatacaaattattagtaaGAGTCTCCAAATCACCGTTTCCTCAATGTGAAATTGATGCCAAGCTGAAAGAAAGATTGAAACAAGCTATGTCTAAACGATATATGCATGCTACAAATGCACTAGACTTGTCAAGGTTTCACAGAGATCCag ATCTGGTTTCTGACTACTTTTGTGCATTATTCCAACcttcaatattaaaaacagTGTTGGACATTGTATCAGAATACATACCAGATTTGGAGGCATTAAATTTGGATGGAAATAAGTTGCAGACAAtccaatatttaaatatcctGAATAGAAAATTTCTAAAGTTAAAGATATTGTATATTGGAGATAACAGG ATAAAGGATATTAATCAACTGGATATTATCAAAGATCTGAAGTTGGAAGAGCTTAAATTGGCAGGGAATCCTATATGCAATAAGTATAAATCTCGACAAAATGACTACATCAG CGACGTGCGGAGGAGGTTTCCTAAACTCCTGCGACTG gATGGTATGGATCTCCCGAAGCCAATCTTATTCGATGTAGTGGACGAAGGAAACAAAATACCCCCTTCTCAGAGGATGTTTGTTGCAAATGCTAAAGCACAAGAAATTGCTAGTCAATTTCTACAGCAATACTTCCTCATATTTGATAGTGAGAATCGTCAACCATTGCTAGATGCGTATGTCGAACATGCGTGTTTTAGCATGACTGTGTCTTATCCTCCTCACTATACTAACAA ATTAAATGGATACCTAATGGAAAATAGAAACCTAATggaaaacaagaacctaaTGGACAATAGAAACCTGTACAGAACAAACGATACAAACAGAAGACAGAAGTTATTAAAACATGGTCGTTTGCCTGTGGTTTCATTTATTTCCCAAATGCCACAAACTTCGCATTATCTAAATACATTCACAATGGACATCAACCTGATAACA GATGGAATAATGTTGATTACAGTCACTGGACTGTTCAAAGAGCTTGACAAGAAAGAACAGCATATTCGTTACTTTAATCGAACCTTTATAATAGTGCCGGAAGGAAATGGTTACTGTATTCGAAATGAACAATTACATATCAGTCAACCGACAGACGCACAATTAAAACAATTGAGTAGTCAACCACAAGCGCAAATACCAAATCCAGGATCACAGACTCCTTCAATTAGCGGCAATGAAGAATCATTAACAGTTCAGTTGCCCGAAGACGTAAAACAACAAATGACGATGACGCTCAGCCAACAAACAAACATGAACTTGGAATGGAGTTTAAAGTGTTTACAAGAAGTATCATGGAATTATGACAATGCGCTCTCAGCGTTTCAAGAATTTTACAAGCGGGGACAAGTACCAGCGGAAGcatttaataaataa